The Streptomyces luteogriseus genome includes a window with the following:
- the moaA gene encoding GTP 3',8-cyclase MoaA yields MLIDTYGRVATDLRVSLTDRCNLRCTYCMPEEGLQWLAKPDLLTDDEIVRLIDIAVTSLGIEEVRFTGGEPLLRPGLVGIVERVAALDARPQMSLTTNGIGLKRTAAALKQAGLDRVNVSLDTLRPDVFKTLTRRDRHKDVIEGLYAARDAGLTPVKVNSVLMPGLNDDEAPDLLAWAVEHDYELRFIEQMPLDAQHGWKRDGMITAGDILASLRTRFELTAEGEEKRGSAPAERWLVDGGPHVVGVIASVTRPFCAACDRTRLTADGQVRTCLFAQEETDLRAALRSGAPDEEIARIWRLAMWGKKAGAGLDDPTFVQPDRPMSAIGG; encoded by the coding sequence GTGCTCATCGACACCTACGGCCGGGTGGCCACCGACCTGAGGGTCTCACTGACCGACCGGTGCAACCTGCGCTGCACGTACTGCATGCCCGAGGAGGGCCTGCAGTGGCTGGCCAAGCCCGACCTGCTCACGGACGACGAGATCGTCCGCCTGATCGACATCGCGGTCACGTCCCTCGGGATCGAGGAGGTCCGCTTCACCGGCGGCGAGCCGCTGCTGCGCCCGGGCCTGGTCGGCATCGTCGAGCGCGTCGCGGCGCTGGACGCCCGTCCCCAGATGTCGCTGACGACCAACGGCATCGGCCTCAAGCGCACGGCGGCGGCCCTGAAGCAGGCGGGCCTGGACCGGGTCAACGTCTCCCTCGACACGCTGCGCCCGGACGTCTTCAAGACCCTCACCCGCCGCGACCGCCACAAGGACGTCATCGAGGGCCTGTACGCCGCCCGCGACGCCGGCCTGACCCCGGTCAAGGTCAACTCCGTCCTGATGCCGGGGCTCAACGACGACGAGGCCCCCGACCTCCTCGCCTGGGCCGTGGAGCACGACTACGAGCTGCGCTTCATCGAGCAGATGCCCTTGGACGCCCAGCACGGCTGGAAGCGCGACGGCATGATCACGGCCGGGGACATCCTGGCCTCCCTGCGCACCCGCTTCGAACTGACCGCCGAGGGCGAGGAGAAGCGCGGCTCGGCCCCGGCGGAGCGCTGGCTGGTCGACGGCGGCCCGCATGTCGTCGGCGTCATCGCCTCCGTCACCCGCCCGTTCTGCGCGGCCTGCGACCGCACCCGCCTCACCGCCGACGGCCAGGTCCGCACCTGCCTGTTCGCCCAGGAGGAGACGGACCTGCGCGCCGCCCTGCGCTCGGGCGCCCCGGACGAGGAGATCGCCCGCATCTGGCGCCTGGCGATGTGGGGCAAGAAGGCGGGAGCGGGCCTGGACGACCCGACGTTCGTGCAGCCCGACCGGCCGATGTCGGCCATCGGCGGCTAG